AGCGGGAAGGTGAGCGTCCCGCGGCGGTAGTGGAACTCGGGTGGCGAGACCATCTGCGCCGACCCGTCTTCGTACGACCGCCAGACACCGCCGCCCTGATACGCGATGGACGCTCCGTCGCTCCGGTAGACGATGGCGCCGAGCGACGTGTTCGGAACCAGCGTCGCGTCGTTGGAGCCGTCGTAGTTCCGGTGGACGATGCGGATGGTCCCCGCGTCCGGATCGACGGTGTACCCGCCGCTCGTCGTGGGGAGGTCGACACTCTGGGTCTCGGAATCGCCGAGCGCCACGGTCGAGAGTCGGGAGTCGAGCAGCGTCATCCCGTTCTCCGCCCGGTCGAGTTCGGACCGAGACTGCACGTCGCCGATGGCGGCCGATCCGAACGCGACGACGACCGTCGTCGAAGCGAGGACGAGGCCGAGGACGAGCACCACGCCGATCGGTTCGGCCTGCGCAGTTCGGTCGCGCACGAACCGGTACAGCCGGGGGACGCGTGACCGAGCCATTGAGGTTGGGAGGGCATCGATGCATAAAAGCGAACTGGCCGATTATCGGCGATGAGATTCGAACTATCGACTTTCGGGCGCGTTCGTGGCCGTATCGGCCGAGCGATTTCACGGGCGATATCGTCGTCCCGTGGTCGCCCGTCGAGCAACAAGTCTATACTCGCGCCCACGCTGGGTCGAAGCATGCACCACGATACCACGTTCGTCGACGACCTGGGACTCGACCCGGACCAGATTTCGGTGGCCGACGCCGACCGCGAGCAGCGCTCCCACGACTGGGGGACGGCGCGCGAGGACGGCGTCCGCCCCGACGTGGTCGTCTGGCCGGAGTCAACGGCGGACGTGGCGTCGATCATGCGGGCGGCGACCGAACACGGCGTCCCCGTCACGCCCTACGCCGCGGGCACGAGCCTGGAGGGCAACGCCGTCCCGATCCACGGCGGGATCACGCTCGACATGACGCGGATGGACGCCGTGTTGGACGTCCGCCCGGACGACCTGCAGGTGGACGTCCAGCCGGGCATCCTCGGCGACGACGTGAACGAGGCGGTGGCGAAACACGGGCTCTTCCTCCCCGCGCTCCCCTCTTCCGGCGCCATCTCGACCATCGGCGGCATGCTCGCCAACGACGCCAGCGGGATGAAGACCGTAAAATACGGCGAGGTGAGCGACTGGGTGCTGGGGATGGAGGTCGTCCTCCCGACGGGCGAGGTGATCACGACCGGAAGCCGCGCGGTCAAGACGTCGAGTGGCTACGACCTCGGCGACATCATCGTCGGCAGCGAGGGCACCCTCGGGGTCATCACCCGGGTGACGATCAAGTTGGCCGGGCGACCCGCGCAGGTTCGGGGCGGGCGCGCCCACTTCGAGACGCTCGACGACGCCGCCAACGCCGTCTTCGACGCCGTCCGCTCGGGCGTCGACGTGGCGAAAATCGAACTCATCGACCGCCTGAGCGCCGCGATGTCGAACGCGCATCTCGACACCGACCTCCCCGACGTGCCGATGGTGTTCGTCGAGTTCCACGCCAACCACGGCATCGAGGAGGAGATCGACTTCTGCCGGTCGGTGTTCGAAGCCCACAACGTGACGAGTTTCGAGGTGGCCGAGAACGACCGCGGGATGGACGAACTGTGGGCGGCGCGCCGGGAACTCGCCGAGGCCCTCGAACCGTACGAGAAGCACCTCTCGCCGCTCACACCCGGCGACGTGACCGTCCCCATCAGCGAGTATCCGGGCATCATCCGCTACGCGAAGGAACTGGCCGAAGCGGAGGACTTCCTAATCCCCTGCTTCGGCCACGCCGGCGACGGTAACCTCCACTACGCGGTGATGGTGGACAAAGACGACCCGGACCACGTCGCCCGTGGGAAGGAGGTGTCCCGCAAAATCGTCGAGCGCGCCATCGAACTCGGCGGCACGTCGACCGGCGAGCACGGCATCGGCCTCGGCAAGCAGGACTACCTCGTCGCCGAACACGGCGAGGCCGCGGTGGACGCCATGCGCTCGATCAAGAAGGCGCTCGATCCGGCGGGGATCATGAACCCCGGCAAGGTGTTCGACGGCCCGGACACCTAGGCGTCGGTGCTCGTGTAGAGATACGCGGCGACGACGGCGAACAGGCCCTCTACGGCTTTGGAGACGACGGCCATCGTGTTCAGACTCCCCTGTCGGTAGAAGGCGTCGACGCCGAAGCCCTGGAACGCGAAGAAGGCGAGCACCGTCACGAGGGCGTAGCCGGCGGCGACGAGGTAGAGTTCACGGCGCCAGTACCGGGTCAGGTAGACGAGGATGCCACCGACGAACCCGGCCCCGTTGAGGCCAAAGAGGATGGCGAGGGTCTGACTGAAGCCGATCACCTGCGGCGCCAGGAAGAGGTGGATCACCCCCGTCACCGCCGCGAGTAGGATCGCCACGTAGCCCATCGGGTTCTCCGGGAGGCTCAGCAGGGTATCGCTCGCTTGCGTGTTGCTCACGCTCATCGCCCATCATCTCCCGGTTCGGGCGGCCAGTGAGTCGACTGTCGAGTCGCGGGTCGGTCGAGGACGGGTGACGGCGGGAGGGTCGTACACGGGTCGGTTCGTACCATACAGTGGGTTGTCAACGTCCCGAAACAAATGCCGATTGGTACGTCTCTCGAAACGCGGTGGCGGATCGGCCGATAGCAGCACCGTCGTCACAGGTCGATCCGGTCGAAGTCGTAGAAGACGGCCTCGAAGTCCTCCTCGTTCATGTCCGCCTCGAGCTGTTCGACCCGCTCGCGAGTTCGCTCTAGCTCCGCTTTGAGTTGCTGGTACTCATCGCTGTCGGCCAGTTCGTCCGGCTCCTTGTGGGATTCGAGCGCAGCAAGTTTCGAAACCGCCGAGAACAGCTCCGAGAGCTGTCGGTCGTACGCGTCGCGTTCGAGCAGTCCCCGGACGAGTCGCTGGATGTCCGCCCGGAACAGTGGTTTGACGACGTAGTCGTCGAAGCCCATACTGAGAACGTCGAAGTCGGGTTCGACTGCGGTCACCATCGCCACCCGGCAGTCGAGGCCGCGCTCCCGGATCGATTCCAGCACCTCGTCGCCCGAGAGCCCGGGCATCAGTCGGTCGAGCAACACCACGTCGGTGTCGTCGTCGACCAGCTCCAGCGCCGTCTCCCCATCCGTCGCCACCTCGACGTCGTACTCCTCCGAAAGCCACTCGGCGAACAGTTCGGCCAGTTCGGTTTCGTCCTCGACGACGAGGATGTGGGGTGGTGACGAGGTCATGACTGCGCCGAGTCGATCCGGCTATCGACATCCCACGAGTGGCAGAAAAATAGTTCTGCCGACTCCCCCGGCCGTCAGGACTCCGTCACTGATCGACGTTCGAGTGTAAGCGTTCCACAGACCGGACAGAGATAGTGGTCGTCGTCGAACGTCGACTCACACCGCGAACAGACGTACTCGGAGCCCCGTTCCGGTCCCAGCGGCAACATCCCGTCGTAGCTGTACGGCGCAGTCACCGGTTCTCCACCCCATCACCGTGTCGGCCGCGTACGCCACCGTGCATGGTTATCTATCCGTACCGGTCCATACCGTTCCATAGTATCAAAATCTACCGGTCGTCACCCCCGACGGAGCGGCGTCGTACACAGAGCTTACTTGTCTCCACACCCACCGTCACATCATGACGAACCGCGTCGTGCAGGGTCGGATGGTGACCGCCGAACGCCTGGCCGAACTGATCGAGGGCGACCCGCCCATGGAGGCCGACGCCATCGAGGACGCCGACCGCCAGTGTCCGGACTGCGACGGCGACGTCCTCGCCGTCGCGTATATGCCCTCCGTCACGGAACTGATCACGGGCTACAAATGCCAGGAGTGCGACTGGTCGGCCACCGACCGATAACCGAAATCCCTTTACCGCCCTTCGGATAAGGAGTTGTCGAGGGGTCGTGGCCAAGCCCGGCATGGCGACTGACTCCAGAGGCAACGCCCGGTGACGACACTCCAGACTGATATACCGAGCGCGCGACTGATCATCGCCGCGCGACGACGACCCTCTGGAGTACCGAGGCGTAACCGGAGATATCAGTCGATCGGGGGTTCAAATCCCTCCGACCCCATTTCCTGCCGCGAACGACTCCGTGAGCGGCAGAAGCAGCTTGCTGCGACCGTGGTTCAGAATCCCTTCGACACCATTTCCTCACGGCGAACCACCGGTGGGCAGCAGTCCCGTACCGAGCCAGATTCGACCCCATTTCAGACCCTGAACTCCGCGATCAGGTAGGCGTCGTCGCCCGTCACCGTCCCGGGATCGTCACCCTGCACCGGCTCGGTGTTCCAGTAAATCTCGATCGTCACGCCGTCGGCCGACCCCTTGGGGTCGAGATACACCGTCTCGCTGGCTTCCCACTGCGCACCGATACTGACCTGTGGGTCGCCGGCCGCGGTTTCGGCGAAGTTCTCCCGGGCGCTGGCGTCCCCGTCGTCCGCGGCCATGGCGCTCCCGGGCGGCCCTCCGATATCCAATGGTTTCGAGCCGGCCACGTAGAGTTGGTCGGTGGCCACGGCGTCGCCGGCGTCGAGGGTGACCGCCACCGTCCGCTCGTCCCCGTCGGGGACCGTCGTGTGTGAGACGCTGATCTGTGGGGCGGGCGGGGGCACGTCCGTCTCGTTCGTGAGGACGAACCCGGACACCGTCGTGGCGAGTACGACGACGAGTGCGACGAGCAACGTCACCGCGATGACCGGTGCGACGCTCCGGTCCTCGGCGGAACACCGAAACACACCGTCGATTGTGTATGTGCGAAGACAAAATTGTACCGACCGAACGGCTTCGACCGGTCGCACCGCTTTTGCGTCCGGGTGCCGGATACGCCGTATGGCGTCACCCGACACGGCTGGCCCCGCCGACCGGCCGTCCACGACGGACCGAGGGTCGTCCCCGTTTCTGAGCTGGTACCACCACGCCCTCGCGCTCGCTTACAGCGTCAGCGCCGCTGTCTCCGCGGAATCGATGCCGCTCGGACAGTTGGGTCTCTACTTCGTCGGCTCCCTCGTCGGCGCCTACGTCGTCGTCGTCGTCCTGACCGTTGGCTGGCGACGGCTCGTCCCACGACTGTTGTGAACACGGGTATTGGTCACACACCACAATCGTCGAACTACCCCTTCGACAATATATTGCCACGAACACGCAGATTTTTATCCCGCTCGGCCTTGACCAAACACATGAGAAGTCCACCGGAGACGAGCGAACTCGATA
This window of the Haloplanus rubicundus genome carries:
- a CDS encoding HalX domain-containing protein, with the protein product MTSSPPHILVVEDETELAELFAEWLSEEYDVEVATDGETALELVDDDTDVVLLDRLMPGLSGDEVLESIRERGLDCRVAMVTAVEPDFDVLSMGFDDYVVKPLFRADIQRLVRGLLERDAYDRQLSELFSAVSKLAALESHKEPDELADSDEYQQLKAELERTRERVEQLEADMNEEDFEAVFYDFDRIDL
- a CDS encoding DUF7475 family protein, with amino-acid sequence MSVSNTQASDTLLSLPENPMGYVAILLAAVTGVIHLFLAPQVIGFSQTLAILFGLNGAGFVGGILVYLTRYWRRELYLVAAGYALVTVLAFFAFQGFGVDAFYRQGSLNTMAVVSKAVEGLFAVVAAYLYTSTDA
- a CDS encoding DUF5795 family protein → MTNRVVQGRMVTAERLAELIEGDPPMEADAIEDADRQCPDCDGDVLAVAYMPSVTELITGYKCQECDWSATDR
- a CDS encoding type IV pilin codes for the protein MFRCSAEDRSVAPVIAVTLLVALVVVLATTVSGFVLTNETDVPPPAPQISVSHTTVPDGDERTVAVTLDAGDAVATDQLYVAGSKPLDIGGPPGSAMAADDGDASARENFAETAAGDPQVSIGAQWEASETVYLDPKGSADGVTIEIYWNTEPVQGDDPGTVTGDDAYLIAEFRV
- a CDS encoding FAD-binding oxidoreductase, which codes for MHHDTTFVDDLGLDPDQISVADADREQRSHDWGTAREDGVRPDVVVWPESTADVASIMRAATEHGVPVTPYAAGTSLEGNAVPIHGGITLDMTRMDAVLDVRPDDLQVDVQPGILGDDVNEAVAKHGLFLPALPSSGAISTIGGMLANDASGMKTVKYGEVSDWVLGMEVVLPTGEVITTGSRAVKTSSGYDLGDIIVGSEGTLGVITRVTIKLAGRPAQVRGGRAHFETLDDAANAVFDAVRSGVDVAKIELIDRLSAAMSNAHLDTDLPDVPMVFVEFHANHGIEEEIDFCRSVFEAHNVTSFEVAENDRGMDELWAARRELAEALEPYEKHLSPLTPGDVTVPISEYPGIIRYAKELAEAEDFLIPCFGHAGDGNLHYAVMVDKDDPDHVARGKEVSRKIVERAIELGGTSTGEHGIGLGKQDYLVAEHGEAAVDAMRSIKKALDPAGIMNPGKVFDGPDT